From a single Kitasatospora sp. NBC_00458 genomic region:
- the pyk gene encoding pyruvate kinase, which produces MRRAKIVCTLGPATDSYDQIKSLVDAGMDIARFNLSHGSHIEHEERYRRVRKAADETGRSVGVLADLQGPKIRLGTFTEGPVLLERGDLFTISTDNGVEGDQNGCGTTYPGLAGDVTPGERILVDDGRVTLEVVEVDGPRVRCLVIEGGLVSDHKGLNLPGVAVSVPALSEKDVADLRWALRTGADLIALSFVRSGKDVEDVHRVMEEEGRFVPVIAKIEKPQAVQNLDSIVDRFDGVMVARGDLGVEMPLEQVPMVQKRAVKLAKRNAKPVIVATQMLDSMINTSRPTRAEASDVANAVLDGTDAVMLSGETSVGKFPVETVRTMGRIIQAAEEDILAAGLPPLTAGSKPRTQGGAVARAAAEIGDFLHAKYLIAFTQSGDTARRLTRYRSPIPVLAFTYEPAVRSQLALTWGVETFLGPFAPTTDQMVEQVDAALLSLGRCEKGDIVVITAGSPPGLAGSTNLVRVHHVGTLDD; this is translated from the coding sequence ATGCGCCGAGCAAAAATCGTCTGTACCCTCGGGCCCGCCACCGACTCGTACGACCAGATCAAGTCCCTGGTCGACGCCGGGATGGACATCGCCCGCTTCAACCTGAGCCACGGCTCCCACATCGAGCACGAGGAGCGCTACCGCCGGGTCCGCAAGGCCGCGGACGAGACCGGCCGCAGCGTCGGCGTGCTCGCCGACCTTCAAGGCCCGAAGATCCGCCTGGGCACCTTCACCGAAGGCCCCGTACTTCTCGAACGCGGCGACCTGTTCACCATCTCCACCGACAACGGCGTCGAGGGAGACCAGAACGGCTGCGGCACCACCTACCCCGGCCTCGCCGGCGACGTCACCCCCGGCGAGCGGATCCTCGTCGACGACGGGCGCGTCACCCTGGAGGTCGTCGAGGTCGACGGGCCCCGGGTCCGCTGCCTCGTCATCGAGGGCGGCCTCGTCTCCGACCACAAGGGCCTCAACCTCCCCGGCGTCGCCGTCTCCGTCCCCGCGCTCAGCGAGAAGGACGTCGCCGACCTCCGGTGGGCCCTGCGGACCGGCGCCGACCTGATCGCCCTCTCCTTCGTCCGCAGCGGCAAGGACGTCGAGGACGTCCACCGCGTGATGGAGGAGGAGGGGCGCTTCGTCCCGGTCATCGCCAAGATCGAGAAGCCGCAGGCGGTGCAGAACCTCGACTCCATCGTCGACCGCTTCGACGGCGTCATGGTGGCCCGCGGCGACCTGGGCGTGGAGATGCCCCTCGAACAGGTCCCGATGGTCCAGAAGCGCGCCGTCAAGCTCGCCAAGCGCAACGCCAAGCCGGTCATCGTCGCCACCCAGATGCTCGACTCGATGATCAACACCTCCCGGCCCACCCGCGCCGAGGCCTCCGACGTCGCCAACGCCGTCCTCGACGGCACCGACGCGGTCATGCTCTCCGGCGAGACCTCGGTCGGGAAGTTCCCGGTCGAGACGGTCCGCACCATGGGCCGCATCATCCAGGCCGCGGAGGAGGACATCCTCGCCGCCGGCCTCCCGCCGCTCACCGCGGGCAGCAAGCCCCGCACCCAGGGCGGCGCGGTCGCCCGGGCCGCCGCCGAGATCGGCGACTTCCTGCACGCCAAGTACCTGATCGCCTTCACCCAGTCCGGCGACACCGCGCGCCGGCTGACCCGCTACCGCTCGCCGATCCCCGTCCTCGCCTTCACCTACGAACCCGCCGTCCGCAGCCAACTCGCCCTCACCTGGGGCGTGGAGACCTTCCTCGGCCCGTTCGCCCCCACCACCGACCAGATGGTCGAGCAGGTCGACGCCGCCCTGCTCTCCCTCGGCCGGTGCGAGAAGGGCGACATCGTCGTCATCACCGCCGGCTCCCCGCCCGGCCTCGCCGGCTCCACCAACCTCGTCCGCGTCCACCACGTGGGCACGCTCGACGACTGA